Proteins encoded within one genomic window of Couchioplanes caeruleus:
- a CDS encoding ANTAR domain-containing protein, whose amino-acid sequence MSTVPWEVVVSRREQAVAQAFVELSDTLVGDFDVVEFLHTLAGRCVELVGVQAAGVMLADQRGGLRVLASSSEQARLLELFEVEADEGPCVDCYASGEPVADLDLDIAGSRWRGFAVRAFGAGFRSVHAVPVQLREQTIGVLNLFAVTPGVLSEGDAGTARALANTIALALVQHHAVAYRQVLAEQLQHTMTSRVVVEQAKGLLAELLDLDLAQAFAELRRLARRTGRRLSDVAADIATGDFASVAPEPETGRSRVLLIRRIYPRNGTRTLRAEIRSAAARHGLAASQQAAFTLAVHEAVVNTLEHGGGSGRLIMWRYHGSLYAEISDHGPGLPQDYQIRAGAPSTGPGTGRGLWVINRICTSLDIDTGPTGTHLMLRYALNSPPPEALGPPPQRIQD is encoded by the coding sequence ATGAGCACGGTGCCGTGGGAGGTGGTTGTGAGTAGGCGGGAGCAGGCGGTCGCGCAGGCGTTCGTCGAGTTGTCGGACACGTTGGTGGGCGACTTCGATGTGGTGGAGTTCCTGCATACGCTCGCGGGTCGGTGTGTCGAGCTGGTCGGGGTGCAGGCGGCCGGGGTGATGCTCGCCGATCAGCGGGGTGGGTTGCGGGTGTTGGCGTCGTCGTCGGAGCAGGCTCGCCTGCTGGAGTTGTTCGAGGTGGAGGCCGATGAGGGCCCGTGTGTCGACTGCTATGCCAGTGGTGAGCCGGTCGCTGATCTGGATCTCGACATTGCGGGTTCACGCTGGCGGGGTTTCGCCGTTCGGGCGTTCGGGGCCGGGTTCCGGTCGGTGCATGCGGTGCCGGTGCAGCTGCGGGAGCAGACCATCGGGGTGCTCAATCTGTTCGCGGTCACTCCCGGGGTGTTGTCGGAGGGGGATGCGGGTACCGCGCGGGCGTTGGCGAACACCATCGCTCTCGCGTTGGTGCAGCACCATGCCGTGGCGTACCGGCAGGTGTTGGCCGAGCAGTTGCAGCACACGATGACCAGTCGGGTGGTGGTGGAACAGGCCAAGGGTCTGCTCGCCGAGTTGCTCGATCTGGATTTGGCGCAGGCGTTCGCCGAGTTGCGTCGCCTGGCTCGGCGTACCGGGCGGCGGCTCAGTGACGTCGCCGCCGACATCGCTACCGGCGATTTTGCTTCGGTTGCGCCGGAACCCGAGACCGGCCGCAGCCGGGTCCTGTTGATCCGGCGTATCTATCCCCGCAACGGGACGCGGACGCTGCGTGCGGAGATCCGTAGTGCCGCCGCCCGGCACGGTCTGGCAGCCTCGCAGCAGGCCGCGTTCACCCTGGCCGTGCACGAGGCCGTCGTGAACACCCTCGAGCACGGCGGTGGTAGCGGGCGGCTCATCATGTGGCGCTACCACGGCAGTCTCTACGCCGAGATCAGCGATCACGGCCCGGGCCTGCCCCAGGACTACCAGATACGCGCCGGTGCGCCCTCCACCGGCCCAGGCACCGGCCGGGGCCTCTGGGTGATCAACCGGATCTGCACCAGCCTGGACATCGACACCGGCCCCACCGGCACCCACCTCATGCTGCGCTACGCCCTGAACAGCCCACCACCAGAAGCACTCGGCCCTCCCCCACAACGCATCCAGGACTGA
- a CDS encoding ANTAR domain-containing protein, whose product MSGLPGVDGAGLTVMASVPVQQVRYASDSISTRIEELQVTLGEGPCQDAHAGGEPVLAADLGAVVWRQRWPVFTPGALGAGAAALFALPLRVGVVRLGVLDLYRLRPGVLAGEQLAEALAFADAALELLLAEQMPGAAVAGSEQLFTHRAVVHQATGMISGQLGIPMAQAFLRLRARAYAGEQGLEELAGEVVARRLRFDEPDGSAAGAPDSSR is encoded by the coding sequence GTGTCGGGTCTGCCGGGGGTGGACGGGGCGGGTTTGACGGTGATGGCGTCGGTGCCGGTGCAGCAGGTGCGCTATGCCAGTGACTCGATTAGTACGCGGATTGAGGAGTTGCAGGTCACGTTGGGGGAGGGGCCGTGCCAGGACGCGCATGCCGGGGGTGAGCCGGTTTTGGCTGCTGATCTGGGTGCGGTGGTGTGGCGGCAGCGGTGGCCGGTGTTCACGCCGGGGGCGTTGGGTGCGGGGGCGGCGGCGTTGTTTGCGTTGCCGTTGCGGGTGGGTGTGGTGCGGTTGGGTGTGCTTGATCTGTATCGGTTGCGTCCGGGTGTGTTGGCGGGTGAGCAGTTGGCGGAGGCGTTGGCGTTTGCTGATGCGGCGTTGGAGTTGTTGCTGGCTGAGCAGATGCCGGGCGCGGCGGTGGCGGGTAGTGAGCAGTTGTTCACGCATCGGGCGGTGGTGCATCAGGCCACTGGGATGATCAGCGGTCAGTTGGGGATTCCGATGGCGCAGGCGTTTCTGCGGTTACGGGCGCGTGCGTATGCCGGTGAGCAGGGTTTGGAAGAGCTTGCGGGTGAGGTGGTGGCGCGGCGGTTGCGGTTCGATGAGCCGGACGGTTCGGCTGCCGGTGCGCCGGATTCGTCTCGATGA
- a CDS encoding NAD(P)-dependent oxidoreductase, which translates to MSSSTGKSVTVLGLGPMGRALAGAFVGAGLPTTVWNRTPGKDRQLVERGAAAARSAEEAVTKSDMVVTCVVNYGASDAILRRDAVTDALHGRTVVNLTADTPDRARDTADWAYRHGIGYLDGAIMTPVTTIGTPAAVFIHSGPEDLYRRHRPVLDQLGGAHTYLGEDIGLAAAYDIALLDIFWTAMAGYAHALAIAKAEGITAQQLAPFAAGIGAILPPIFEEAAQAVDRGDFSGEGNPITSAVSSMAHIVEASEAHGIDAGVMRAAEGLARRVIGRGNGQDGFIRVAEFLTRH; encoded by the coding sequence ATGTCGTCCTCTACCGGGAAGTCTGTCACTGTTCTGGGCCTAGGGCCGATGGGGCGTGCTCTGGCGGGCGCTTTCGTGGGCGCCGGCCTGCCGACCACGGTGTGGAATCGGACTCCAGGCAAGGACCGGCAACTCGTCGAACGAGGCGCCGCCGCCGCTCGGTCGGCGGAGGAGGCGGTCACGAAAAGCGACATGGTCGTGACATGCGTCGTCAATTACGGGGCGTCGGACGCCATCCTGCGACGCGACGCAGTCACCGATGCGCTCCACGGCCGGACCGTCGTGAACTTGACAGCCGATACTCCGGACCGGGCCCGAGACACTGCGGATTGGGCGTACCGACACGGTATCGGCTATCTGGACGGTGCGATCATGACCCCGGTGACGACCATCGGGACTCCGGCCGCGGTGTTCATTCACAGTGGTCCGGAAGACCTGTACCGCCGGCATCGGCCGGTGCTGGACCAGCTCGGCGGCGCCCATACCTACCTCGGCGAGGATATCGGCCTGGCCGCCGCGTACGACATTGCGCTTCTCGACATCTTCTGGACCGCGATGGCCGGCTACGCGCACGCACTGGCGATAGCGAAGGCCGAAGGAATCACCGCGCAACAACTAGCGCCATTCGCGGCGGGCATAGGAGCGATTCTGCCGCCGATCTTCGAGGAGGCCGCCCAGGCCGTCGACCGCGGCGACTTTTCCGGTGAAGGCAACCCGATCACCTCCGCCGTGTCCTCCATGGCTCACATCGTCGAGGCCTCTGAGGCGCACGGCATCGACGCCGGCGTCATGCGTGCCGCCGAAGGCCTGGCCCGCCGTGTCATAGGAAGGGGAAATGGTCAGGACGGCTTCATTCGCGTCGCCGAGTTCCTCACGCGTCATTGA
- a CDS encoding STAS domain-containing protein, with protein sequence MAPGWEQVMDEPAQHITVSTAPSSAAILTITVSGDLERDTVTTFRHYLACVLDGHPTGDLDLNLSGVEFCDLTGLRTLHALDGHHQIRITAASPAVDVLLQLCDIPTLLGYTPPPSPHQR encoded by the coding sequence ATGGCACCAGGGTGGGAGCAGGTCATGGACGAACCGGCACAACACATCACCGTCAGCACCGCGCCCTCATCCGCGGCCATCCTCACGATCACCGTGAGCGGCGACCTCGAACGCGACACCGTGACGACGTTTCGTCACTACCTGGCCTGCGTCCTGGACGGCCACCCCACCGGCGACCTCGACCTGAACCTGTCCGGCGTCGAATTCTGCGACCTCACCGGCCTGCGCACCCTGCACGCCCTCGACGGTCACCATCAGATCCGGATCACCGCCGCCAGCCCCGCCGTCGACGTCCTCCTCCAGCTCTGCGACATCCCCACCCTCCTCGGATACACCCCACCCCCAAGCCCCCACCAGCGTTGA
- a CDS encoding sensor histidine kinase, with amino-acid sequence MHVATCDLANPGTPCAAFGILRVGGAPGRHPGAIRCQHRRGDTSGRPNAVRLADLHCCACRRFTMTTQPDLRARAEDACMAAQTQDQNPQSEAKLLLAEDDATFIARVRGSIQRHSTLRKISLRTKLVASVLVLVFAALTLISAVSAYALRGYMLGRVDAQLKTMAMHAEAKLTDRSYRPVYAPPDYVIGFSAVSGGAAIDPGAGVAEDDVPDLPAGLAAIEANRDVPYNARSINGRYMWRMLTVRLSDDTVMHVGQRMTGIDAVIARLIWVDVLVGAGVLIALATIGAALVRQSLIPLVQIERTAARIAAGDLTQRVPDPEADGAQPTTELGRLSTALNAMLAQIEAAFIARARSEQAALQSEEKMRQFVADASHELRTPLTTIRGFAELYRQGAVSEPEAAARLVRRIEDEAARMGLLVEDLLLLARLDQERPLTLAPVELPVLAMDAVQAARAVAPDREITLEMRDDPELLVAYGDDARLRQVIGNLMTNAVVHTPSNAAVTLRLYAGPVGTAVVEVSDTGPGLRREQAQRVFQRFYRVDGARTRNTTREATGTGLGLAIVAAIVRAHQGTVEVVSEPGQGASFRVFLPAGVETKGSCLSPQRYPSTERPVEPSRHGHTSTALPD; translated from the coding sequence ATGCACGTCGCCACCTGCGATCTTGCCAACCCCGGTACGCCGTGCGCGGCCTTCGGAATTCTGCGCGTTGGGGGAGCGCCGGGTCGACACCCTGGCGCTATCCGATGTCAGCATCGTCGTGGAGACACGTCCGGACGACCAAATGCGGTGCGGTTGGCCGACCTCCACTGTTGCGCCTGCAGGAGATTCACAATGACCACTCAGCCGGACCTCAGGGCACGGGCTGAAGATGCGTGCATGGCCGCCCAGACCCAGGACCAGAACCCGCAGAGCGAGGCGAAACTGCTCCTCGCCGAGGACGACGCGACTTTCATTGCGCGGGTTCGCGGCTCGATCCAGCGACACAGCACCCTGCGCAAGATCTCGCTGCGCACCAAGCTGGTCGCTTCGGTACTGGTGTTGGTCTTCGCGGCGCTCACCTTGATCAGCGCCGTCAGCGCCTACGCGTTGCGTGGCTACATGCTGGGCCGCGTTGACGCCCAGCTCAAGACGATGGCCATGCACGCTGAGGCCAAGCTGACCGACCGGTCGTACCGCCCGGTCTACGCGCCGCCGGACTATGTCATCGGTTTCTCCGCAGTAAGCGGAGGAGCAGCCATCGATCCCGGCGCGGGTGTAGCCGAAGATGACGTGCCCGACTTGCCGGCCGGACTGGCGGCGATCGAGGCGAACCGCGACGTACCGTACAACGCTCGCAGTATCAACGGCAGGTACATGTGGCGCATGCTGACAGTGCGTCTCTCCGACGACACGGTCATGCATGTCGGCCAGAGGATGACCGGCATCGACGCCGTCATCGCCCGCCTGATCTGGGTGGATGTGCTGGTCGGCGCCGGCGTGCTGATCGCGCTGGCCACGATCGGCGCCGCCCTGGTGCGGCAGAGCCTCATCCCGCTCGTGCAGATCGAGCGCACCGCCGCGCGGATCGCGGCGGGCGACCTCACCCAGCGAGTTCCCGATCCCGAAGCAGACGGCGCCCAGCCGACCACCGAGCTCGGCCGACTCTCCACCGCGCTCAATGCGATGCTCGCCCAGATCGAAGCGGCCTTCATCGCCCGAGCCCGGTCCGAGCAGGCCGCCCTGCAATCCGAGGAGAAGATGCGGCAATTCGTCGCTGACGCCTCGCACGAGCTGCGGACCCCGCTGACCACCATCCGCGGGTTCGCAGAACTGTACCGCCAGGGTGCCGTCTCTGAACCGGAGGCGGCCGCGCGGCTGGTCCGACGGATCGAGGACGAGGCCGCCCGGATGGGCCTACTCGTCGAAGACCTGCTGCTGCTGGCCCGCCTGGACCAGGAGCGCCCGCTCACCCTCGCTCCGGTCGAGCTGCCGGTGCTCGCCATGGACGCAGTGCAGGCCGCCCGGGCCGTCGCTCCGGACCGGGAGATCACCCTCGAGATGCGAGACGATCCGGAACTGCTGGTGGCGTATGGGGACGACGCTCGGCTACGCCAAGTCATCGGCAACCTGATGACCAACGCCGTGGTACACACCCCGTCGAACGCCGCGGTCACCCTGCGGTTGTACGCCGGACCCGTCGGCACCGCCGTAGTGGAGGTGTCCGACACCGGCCCAGGGCTCCGCCGCGAACAGGCCCAACGGGTCTTCCAACGCTTCTACCGAGTAGACGGAGCACGAACCCGCAACACCACCCGCGAGGCCACCGGAACCGGCCTCGGCCTAGCCATCGTCGCCGCCATCGTCCGGGCGCACCAGGGAACCGTCGAGGTAGTCTCCGAACCCGGCCAAGGCGCTAGCTTTCGTGTCTTCTTGCCTGCTGGAGTAGAAACAAAAGGAAGCTGTCTGTCCCCTCAGCGGTACCCGTCGACAGAACGCCCTGTTGAACCTTCACGCCACGGGCACACATCGACCGCACTCCCTGATTAG
- a CDS encoding ATP-binding protein produces MVRTYGPDLAALCRAGTALLPDIAGLGLSAGHIAGSPPAGSTPRTRFSSDPSGSRLESAQYTLDEGPCRDAAASRAPVLAADLTGASWTRRWPRFTPAALRAGIKAVYALPLHAGGVRHDGAVDLYHHAPGRLDGSAVERSAVAFAAAVTELLTLERLELDFAEAFAAGRLGDTVLDMAAGKPVSGPAALVSDIPGLPLARWFDRSTLAIVRRQVAALSAGHGLTHAAGHGWVLAVHEAMTNAVWHGGGHGQLLLWRRDGRLWCEISDHGPGIGHTAEPGCRPDPRGGRAERRGLWLIQRACTSLDITTDTTGSRLLLSYRLQHPQSS; encoded by the coding sequence ATGGTCCGTACCTATGGTCCGGACCTGGCCGCCCTGTGCCGGGCCGGCACGGCGTTGCTGCCGGATATCGCCGGGCTCGGTCTGTCCGCCGGCCACATTGCGGGGAGCCCGCCGGCCGGGTCCACGCCGCGGACGCGGTTCAGCAGCGATCCGAGCGGCTCCCGGCTGGAGTCGGCGCAGTACACCCTCGACGAGGGACCGTGCCGCGACGCCGCTGCTAGCCGGGCTCCGGTGCTGGCCGCCGACCTGACCGGCGCCTCCTGGACGCGGCGGTGGCCCCGGTTCACCCCGGCCGCCCTGCGCGCCGGGATCAAGGCGGTGTACGCGCTGCCGTTGCACGCCGGCGGGGTTCGCCACGACGGCGCCGTCGACCTGTACCACCATGCCCCGGGCCGGTTGGACGGATCGGCGGTGGAGCGCTCGGCGGTGGCGTTCGCGGCCGCGGTCACCGAACTGCTGACCTTGGAACGCCTCGAACTGGACTTCGCCGAGGCGTTCGCCGCCGGGCGCCTCGGCGACACCGTCCTGGACATGGCCGCCGGTAAGCCGGTCAGCGGACCGGCCGCCCTGGTCTCGGACATCCCCGGGCTGCCGCTGGCCCGCTGGTTCGATCGGTCCACGCTGGCGATCGTGCGGCGACAGGTCGCCGCCCTCAGTGCCGGCCACGGCCTGACCCACGCCGCCGGGCACGGCTGGGTGCTGGCCGTGCACGAGGCGATGACGAACGCCGTATGGCACGGCGGCGGCCATGGTCAACTCTTGCTGTGGCGCCGCGACGGTCGTCTGTGGTGCGAGATCAGTGACCACGGCCCCGGCATCGGTCATACCGCCGAGCCCGGTTGCCGCCCCGATCCGAGAGGCGGGCGAGCGGAGCGCCGCGGCCTGTGGCTCATCCAGCGGGCCTGCACCAGCCTGGACATCACCACCGACACCACCGGCAGTCGGCTGCTGCTCAGCTACCGGCTCCAACACCCCCAGTCGTCGTGA
- a CDS encoding MarR family winged helix-turn-helix transcriptional regulator has protein sequence MGTVWLTDEQQRAWRAYLRMQARLTAELNRQLQAGSGMSLSDYEVLVQLTDAPAGRLRPYELQKALEWEQSRLSHHLGRMQRRDLIVRQNCDDDGRGAYIVVTDTGREAIAAAAPGHVTTVRRLFFDHLDAEEVRLVGQLSDGVLAALDTAAGPST, from the coding sequence ATGGGCACCGTCTGGCTCACCGATGAACAGCAGCGCGCGTGGCGCGCCTACCTGCGCATGCAGGCACGGCTGACCGCCGAGCTCAACCGCCAGCTCCAGGCCGGGTCCGGCATGTCGCTCTCCGACTACGAGGTGCTGGTCCAGCTCACCGACGCGCCCGCCGGCAGGCTGCGCCCGTACGAATTACAGAAGGCCTTGGAGTGGGAGCAGAGCCGCCTCTCGCACCACCTCGGCCGCATGCAACGCCGCGACCTCATCGTCCGGCAGAATTGCGACGACGACGGCCGCGGCGCCTACATCGTCGTCACCGACACCGGCCGCGAAGCGATCGCCGCCGCGGCTCCCGGGCACGTCACCACCGTCCGGCGCCTGTTCTTCGACCACCTCGACGCCGAGGAGGTCCGCCTGGTCGGCCAGTTGAGCGACGGCGTCCTCGCCGCCCTCGACACGGCCGCGGGGCCCTCAACCTGA
- a CDS encoding DUF5984 family protein — MELTLPAVEFFAAVEDFDRRFIAAMGERVAEMGPCGPPAGVDLALKQLRREHTQRSRCLEQRLAEPRNVAASSVTCCHGFCRTSRRLPTRNEPGDRPCPHAQHHVRQVARTDRGRRVRRGSRRRI; from the coding sequence CTGGAGCTTACGTTGCCGGCGGTGGAGTTCTTCGCCGCGGTCGAGGATTTCGACCGGCGATTCATCGCGGCGATGGGAGAGCGTGTCGCGGAGATGGGACCATGCGGGCCGCCAGCAGGTGTCGATCTCGCCCTGAAGCAGCTACGGCGGGAACATACGCAGCGCAGTCGCTGCCTAGAGCAGCGCCTGGCCGAGCCGCGGAACGTCGCGGCGAGTTCTGTTACGTGCTGCCACGGGTTTTGTCGTACATCCAGACGACTGCCAACCCGTAACGAACCCGGCGACCGTCCGTGCCCTCATGCGCAACACCATGTGCGGCAGGTGGCGCGCACGGACCGCGGCAGGAGGGTACGTCGTGGGTCACGGCGGCGAATCTAA
- a CDS encoding winged helix-turn-helix transcriptional regulator: MTRSRARDTNVCGVTAAIAVIDGKWKTALLWLLEPGPCRPGELRRRLPGLSEKVLTQALREMESDGLVHREMHPGMPLKTEYSLTTFGRELSEALAPLSDWGHRRLARITDSSPVT, encoded by the coding sequence ATGACACGTAGTCGTGCCCGTGACACGAACGTCTGCGGGGTCACCGCCGCGATTGCCGTGATCGACGGCAAATGGAAGACGGCATTGCTGTGGCTACTGGAACCAGGTCCGTGCCGTCCCGGAGAACTTCGGAGGCGGCTGCCCGGCCTCAGCGAGAAGGTGCTGACTCAGGCCCTTCGCGAGATGGAGTCCGATGGACTGGTGCACCGGGAGATGCACCCCGGGATGCCACTGAAGACCGAGTACTCGCTGACTACATTCGGCCGGGAGCTATCCGAGGCATTGGCCCCTCTGTCCGACTGGGGCCATCGCCGCCTGGCCAGGATCACCGACAGCTCACCGGTCACCTGA